The following coding sequences are from one Anguilla anguilla isolate fAngAng1 chromosome 12, fAngAng1.pri, whole genome shotgun sequence window:
- the LOC118209563 gene encoding trichohyalin-like isoform X1 produces MGEGVHYSSVKFKKNLRGDAAINQDEGVTYSEVKTTKSPSSNTECHCGTTERSGQSSHPYRLAAMCLGLLCALLLAATSVLCVLCTRLSQNYSMLERDLEELRGNNITMNREEDLQLQRDYSTLKQEKDQLLRDYSHLKQEKDQLQSDYNHLKQEKDQLQRNYNSLNQEKDQLQSDYDSLEQEKDQLQRDCNRLEQEKDQVQRDYNRLEQEKDQAQRNYNRLKQEKDQLQRDYNHLKQEKDQLQRDYNHLKQEKDRVLRDHNSLKQEKDQLQRDYNHLKQEKDQVQKNYNSLKREKDQVQRNYNSLKQEKDQAQRNYNSLNQEKDQLQRDYNHLNQEKDQLQRDYNSLKQEKDQIQRDYNHLKQEKDQLQRDYNHLKQEND; encoded by the exons ATGGGTGAGGGTGTACATTATTCATCTGTGAAGTTCAAGAAGAATTTGAGAGGAGATGCTGCAA TAAATCAGGATGAAGGTGTAACCTATTCTGAggtgaaaacaacaaaatcacCCTCCTCCAACACAGAGTGCCACTGTGGTACAACAG AGAGAAGTGGACAAAGCTCACATCCCTACAGACTGGCTGCCATGTGTCTCGGGCTGCTGTGTGCTCTCTTATTGGCTGCCACATCAGtcctgtgtgtcctct GTACAAGACTATCTCAGAACTATTCAATGTTGGAGAGAGACCTGGAGGAGCTCAGAGGCAATAACATCACCATGAATAGAGAGGAAGACCTTCAGCTTCAGAGAGACTACAGCACCCTGAAACAAGAGAAAGACCAGCTACTGAGAGACTACAGCCACCTGAAACAAGAGAAAGACCAGCTACAGAGCGACTACAACCACCTGAAACAAGAGAAAGACCAGCTACAGAGAAACTACAACAGCCTGAATCAAGAGAAAGACCAGCTACAGAGCGACTACGACAGCCTGGAACAAGAGAAAGACCAGCTACAGAGAGACTGCAACCGCCTGGAACAAGAGAAAGACCAGGTACAGAGAGACTACAACCGCCTGGAACAAGAGAAAGACCAGGCACAGAGAAACTACAACCGCCTGAAACAAGAGAAAGACCAGCTACAGAGAGACTACAACCACCTGAAACAAGAGAAAGACCAGCTACAGAGAGACTACAACCACCTGAAACAAGAGAAAGACCGGGTACTGAGAGACCACAACAGCCTGAAACAAGAGAAAGACCAGCTACAGAGAGACTACAACCACCTGAAACAAGAGAAAGACCAAGTACAGAAAAACTACAACAGCCTGAAACGAGAGAAAGACCAGGTACAGAGAAACTACAACAGCCTGAAACAAGAGAAAGACCAGGCACAGAGAAACTACAACAGCCTGAATCAAGAGAAAGACCAGCTACAGAGAGACTACAACCACCTGAACCAAGAGAAAGACCAGCTACAGAGAGACTACAACAGCCTGAAACAAGAGAAAGACCAGATACAGAGAGACTACAACCACCTGAAACAAGAGAAAGACCAGCTACAGAGAGACTACAACCACCTGAAACAAGAAAACGACTAG
- the LOC118209563 gene encoding trichohyalin-like isoform X2 encodes MLERDLEELRGNNITMNREEDLQLQRDYSTLKQEKDQLLRDYSHLKQEKDQLQSDYNHLKQEKDQLQRNYNSLNQEKDQLQSDYDSLEQEKDQLQRDCNRLEQEKDQVQRDYNRLEQEKDQAQRNYNRLKQEKDQLQRDYNHLKQEKDQLQRDYNHLKQEKDRVLRDHNSLKQEKDQLQRDYNHLKQEKDQVQKNYNSLKREKDQVQRNYNSLKQEKDQAQRNYNSLNQEKDQLQRDYNHLNQEKDQLQRDYNSLKQEKDQIQRDYNHLKQEKDQLQRDYNHLKQEND; translated from the coding sequence ATGTTGGAGAGAGACCTGGAGGAGCTCAGAGGCAATAACATCACCATGAATAGAGAGGAAGACCTTCAGCTTCAGAGAGACTACAGCACCCTGAAACAAGAGAAAGACCAGCTACTGAGAGACTACAGCCACCTGAAACAAGAGAAAGACCAGCTACAGAGCGACTACAACCACCTGAAACAAGAGAAAGACCAGCTACAGAGAAACTACAACAGCCTGAATCAAGAGAAAGACCAGCTACAGAGCGACTACGACAGCCTGGAACAAGAGAAAGACCAGCTACAGAGAGACTGCAACCGCCTGGAACAAGAGAAAGACCAGGTACAGAGAGACTACAACCGCCTGGAACAAGAGAAAGACCAGGCACAGAGAAACTACAACCGCCTGAAACAAGAGAAAGACCAGCTACAGAGAGACTACAACCACCTGAAACAAGAGAAAGACCAGCTACAGAGAGACTACAACCACCTGAAACAAGAGAAAGACCGGGTACTGAGAGACCACAACAGCCTGAAACAAGAGAAAGACCAGCTACAGAGAGACTACAACCACCTGAAACAAGAGAAAGACCAAGTACAGAAAAACTACAACAGCCTGAAACGAGAGAAAGACCAGGTACAGAGAAACTACAACAGCCTGAAACAAGAGAAAGACCAGGCACAGAGAAACTACAACAGCCTGAATCAAGAGAAAGACCAGCTACAGAGAGACTACAACCACCTGAACCAAGAGAAAGACCAGCTACAGAGAGACTACAACAGCCTGAAACAAGAGAAAGACCAGATACAGAGAGACTACAACCACCTGAAACAAGAGAAAGACCAGCTACAGAGAGACTACAACCACCTGAAACAAGAAAACGACTAG